Proteins encoded by one window of Aliivibrio wodanis:
- the cafA gene encoding ribonuclease G translates to MSTELLINVTPSETRVAMIEAGVLQEIHVEREARRGIVGNIYKGRVSRVLPGMQAAFIDIGLDKAAFLHASDIVPHTECVSENEKRQFQVRDISQLVHQGQDLVVQVVKDPLGTKGARLTTDITLPSRYLVFMPGASHVGVSQRIESEKERNRLKNTVSDYCDEFGGFIIRTAAEGASEAEISQDAAFLKRLWHKVIERRKKSKTKSMLYGELGLDQRILRDFVGTELDLIRVDSKLAFEKLKQFTTEFVPELTKKLEYYSGDKPIFDMYETENEIQRALDRKVELKSGGYLIIDQTEAMTTVDINTGAFVGRRNLEETIFNTNVEATQAIARQLRLRNLGGIIIIDFIDMLSEEHRRRVLQSLGSALEKDRVKTNINGFTQLGLVEMTRKRTRESIEHVLCGQCPTCEGRGAVKTVESVCYEVLREITRVNRAYDSDKFVVYASVAVADALEGEESHALAELELFIGKQVKIQAEPLYIQEQFDVVMM, encoded by the coding sequence ATGAGTACAGAGTTGTTAATAAACGTAACGCCGAGTGAAACTCGAGTTGCGATGATTGAAGCCGGTGTGCTTCAAGAGATCCATGTAGAAAGAGAAGCACGACGTGGTATTGTGGGTAATATATACAAAGGCCGAGTAAGCCGAGTATTGCCGGGGATGCAAGCGGCGTTTATTGATATAGGTTTGGATAAAGCCGCATTTCTGCACGCCTCAGACATTGTTCCTCATACGGAATGTGTTTCTGAGAATGAAAAACGCCAGTTTCAGGTGAGAGATATTTCTCAATTAGTACACCAAGGGCAAGATCTGGTGGTACAAGTTGTTAAAGATCCGCTTGGAACGAAAGGTGCTCGTCTTACTACTGACATAACTCTTCCTTCGCGCTATTTGGTATTTATGCCAGGGGCTAGTCATGTTGGTGTTTCTCAGCGCATTGAAAGTGAAAAAGAACGTAATCGTTTAAAAAATACGGTTTCTGATTATTGTGATGAGTTTGGCGGTTTTATTATTAGAACTGCAGCAGAAGGTGCAAGTGAAGCTGAAATTTCACAAGATGCAGCTTTCTTAAAGCGTCTATGGCACAAGGTTATAGAGCGTCGTAAAAAGAGCAAAACTAAATCTATGTTGTATGGGGAGTTAGGTTTAGATCAACGTATCCTACGTGACTTTGTGGGAACAGAACTAGATTTAATCCGTGTTGACTCGAAGTTAGCTTTTGAAAAGTTAAAGCAATTTACAACTGAATTTGTACCTGAATTAACTAAGAAGCTTGAGTATTACTCGGGTGACAAACCTATCTTTGACATGTACGAAACTGAGAATGAAATTCAACGTGCACTTGATCGAAAAGTTGAACTCAAGTCTGGTGGATACCTGATCATAGATCAAACAGAAGCAATGACAACGGTTGATATTAATACTGGTGCGTTTGTTGGTCGTCGTAATTTAGAAGAGACCATTTTTAACACTAACGTTGAAGCGACACAAGCCATTGCTCGTCAACTGCGTCTACGTAACCTTGGTGGGATCATTATTATTGATTTCATTGATATGCTTAGTGAAGAGCATCGTCGACGTGTATTACAGTCGTTAGGGTCAGCATTAGAGAAAGATCGTGTAAAAACCAATATTAATGGATTCACACAACTTGGCTTGGTTGAAATGACTCGAAAACGCACTCGAGAAAGTATTGAGCATGTTTTGTGTGGTCAATGCCCTACATGTGAAGGCCGAGGCGCAGTGAAAACCGTTGAGAGTGTTTGCTATGAGGTTTTACGTGAAATAACACGAGTAAACCGAGCCTATGATTCAGATAAGTTTGTAGTTTATGCTTCGGTAGCAGTAGCGGATGCACTTGAAGGTGAAGAATCTCATGCTTTAGCTGAACTCGAACTATTTATTGGAAAACAGGTAAAAATTCAGGCTGAACCTCTGTATATTCAAGAGCAGTTTGATGTTGTAATGATGTAG
- a CDS encoding Maf-like protein (Putative inhibitor of septum formation), protein MTTQVFLASGSPRRKELLAQLGYQFEILSVDVEEVHQAHETPLIYVERLSKDKAQAGVKFLVNERKIEQTKNIFVPVLGSDTIVVIDGVILEKPKNFEDAKRMLLALSGRQHQVMTAVTLATPETTRTKTVITQVWFRVLSEQEIEQYWESGEPCDKAGSYGIQGSGGRFVSRIDGSYHAVMGLPLMETDQLLHQFL, encoded by the coding sequence ATGACAACTCAAGTTTTTTTAGCTTCAGGTTCGCCTCGAAGAAAAGAGTTATTAGCTCAATTAGGCTATCAATTTGAGATTTTATCTGTCGATGTTGAAGAGGTGCATCAAGCGCATGAGACACCTCTTATATATGTCGAACGATTATCTAAAGATAAAGCACAAGCTGGGGTTAAGTTCTTAGTTAATGAGCGAAAAATCGAACAAACGAAGAATATTTTTGTCCCTGTATTAGGGTCTGACACCATCGTCGTTATCGATGGTGTTATTTTAGAGAAACCAAAGAATTTTGAAGATGCCAAGAGAATGCTCTTGGCACTGTCTGGTCGTCAACATCAAGTAATGACTGCTGTCACTTTAGCTACACCTGAAACAACAAGAACCAAAACAGTAATTACACAGGTATGGTTTAGAGTGCTTTCCGAGCAAGAAATCGAACAATATTGGGAAAGTGGAGAGCCTTGCGATAAAGCAGGTTCATACGGTATTCAAGGTAGTGGTGGGCGATTTGTCTCGCGAATTGATGGCAGCTATCACGCTGTCATGGGACTGCCTTTGATGGAAACGGATCAGCTCTTACACCAATTTTTGTAA
- the mreD gene encoding rod shape-determining protein MreD — protein sequence MASSHLMRGRIIIWLSFLIALTLQAAPWPGTLEVLRPSWIILVTFYWVLALPHRVNVGTAMLLGVLWDLLLGTTLGIRGMTMAILVYLVAANFKVLRNLALWQQAAIFSGLTLLGKILEFMGEFLVHDVSFNAHFLWAGVLNFILWPWLFLLMRRVRRHWSIR from the coding sequence ATGGCGAGTAGTCACTTAATGCGCGGTAGGATCATTATTTGGCTCTCTTTTTTAATCGCGTTAACCTTACAAGCAGCCCCATGGCCAGGTACATTAGAAGTACTTAGGCCATCTTGGATTATTTTAGTTACCTTTTACTGGGTACTTGCTCTACCACATCGGGTAAATGTGGGAACGGCTATGTTATTGGGTGTCTTATGGGATCTATTATTAGGTACTACATTAGGCATTCGAGGCATGACAATGGCTATTTTAGTCTATTTGGTTGCAGCTAACTTTAAGGTATTGAGAAATCTAGCGTTGTGGCAACAAGCAGCTATTTTTTCTGGATTAACTTTATTAGGCAAAATATTAGAGTTTATGGGCGAATTTTTAGTTCATGATGTGTCTTTTAACGCACATTTCTTATGGGCTGGCGTGTTAAACTTTATTTTATGGCCTTGGTTATTCTTGTTGATGCGTAGAGTACGTCGTCATTGGTCGATTCGATAG
- the mreC gene encoding rod shape-determining protein MreC, which translates to MIPIFSRGPSLQFRLFIAVMLSASLMLADSRLNAFSDIRYLLNSFVAPIHYAANLPRTMFDGMYERFNSRNSLMLENQKLKQEMLIQNSNLLLMEQLQQENSRLRNLLGSPFVRDEKKMVTEVMAVDSAPYTHQVMIDKGQIDGVYEGQPVISDKGIVGQINYVGAHNSRVLLLTDPNNAIPVQVVRNDIRVIASGKGHLDTMQLEHIPTNTDIEIGDLLVSSGLGGRYPEGYPVGYISNIDNDNKRPFASIDLATTVEFDKLRYLLLVWPTEVQVKENLDGE; encoded by the coding sequence ATGATTCCAATTTTTAGTAGAGGTCCTTCTCTACAATTTCGCCTGTTTATTGCTGTAATGTTATCGGCTAGCCTTATGTTAGCCGATAGTCGTTTAAATGCATTTTCTGATATACGTTATCTACTAAATAGCTTTGTTGCTCCGATTCATTATGCTGCAAATCTTCCTCGAACTATGTTTGATGGTATGTATGAGCGGTTTAATAGTCGTAACTCACTCATGCTTGAAAATCAGAAATTAAAGCAAGAAATGCTGATTCAAAATAGCAATCTATTGTTAATGGAACAGCTTCAGCAAGAAAATAGCCGTTTACGTAATTTACTTGGTTCACCTTTTGTTCGTGATGAAAAGAAAATGGTGACAGAAGTAATGGCTGTAGACTCAGCTCCTTACACTCACCAGGTGATGATCGATAAGGGCCAAATTGATGGCGTTTATGAGGGGCAGCCAGTTATCAGCGATAAAGGAATTGTTGGCCAAATTAACTATGTTGGTGCCCACAATAGTCGTGTTCTATTATTGACTGACCCTAATAATGCCATACCAGTTCAAGTAGTTAGAAATGACATTCGTGTTATTGCATCAGGTAAAGGTCATTTAGACACTATGCAATTAGAGCATATCCCAACCAATACTGATATTGAGATTGGTGATTTACTGGTGAGTTCTGGCTTAGGTGGTCGTTATCCTGAAGGTTACCCTGTAGGTTATATCTCAAATATTGATAATGATAATAAACGCCCGTTTGCTTCAATTGATTTAGCAACGACGGTTGAATTTGATAAATTACGCTATTTATTATTAGTATGGCCAACAGAAGTACAAGTGAAGGAGAACCTTGATGGCGAGTAG
- the mreB gene encoding rod shape-determining protein MreB: MFKKLRGMFSNDLSIDLGTANTLIYVKGQGIVLDEPSVVAIRQDRGGSTKSVAAVGHDAKQMLGRTPGNISAIRPMKDGVIADFYVTEKMLQHFIKQVHDNSVLRPSPRVLVCVPCGSTQVERRAIRESAQGAGAREVYLIDEPMAAAIGAGLPVSEATGSMVIDIGGGTTEVAVISLNGVVYSSSVRIGGDRFDEAIINYVRRNYGSLIGEATAERIKHEIGSAYPGDDVCEIEVRGRNLAEGVPRSFTLNSNEILEALQEPLSGIVSAVMVALEQCPPELASDISEHGMVLTGGGALLRDLDRLLTEETGIPVVVAEEPLTCVARGGGKALEMIDMHGGDLFSEE; encoded by the coding sequence ATGTTCAAGAAACTTCGTGGTATGTTTTCAAACGATCTTTCGATCGATCTAGGTACTGCCAATACACTTATTTATGTTAAGGGCCAGGGCATCGTCCTTGATGAGCCATCTGTTGTTGCTATTCGTCAAGATCGTGGAGGCTCAACTAAAAGTGTTGCTGCTGTTGGTCATGATGCAAAACAGATGTTAGGTCGTACTCCTGGTAACATTTCTGCTATTCGCCCAATGAAAGATGGCGTTATCGCTGACTTCTATGTAACTGAAAAAATGTTGCAGCACTTTATTAAACAAGTGCACGATAATAGCGTTTTACGCCCAAGCCCTCGCGTATTGGTATGTGTTCCTTGTGGTTCAACACAAGTTGAGCGCCGTGCTATCCGTGAATCGGCGCAAGGTGCTGGTGCGCGTGAAGTTTATTTAATTGATGAACCAATGGCGGCTGCTATCGGTGCAGGTCTTCCTGTATCAGAAGCGACTGGCTCTATGGTTATCGATATTGGTGGTGGTACAACTGAGGTTGCTGTCATCTCTTTAAATGGTGTTGTTTATTCCTCATCAGTTCGTATTGGTGGTGACCGTTTTGATGAAGCGATCATTAACTACGTACGTCGTAACTACGGCAGCTTAATTGGTGAAGCTACGGCAGAGCGTATTAAGCACGAAATCGGTTCAGCTTACCCTGGCGATGACGTATGCGAAATTGAAGTTCGTGGCCGTAACCTTGCAGAAGGTGTTCCTCGTAGCTTTACTCTTAACTCAAACGAAATCTTAGAAGCACTGCAAGAGCCTCTTTCAGGTATCGTATCAGCTGTAATGGTAGCACTAGAGCAGTGTCCACCAGAGCTAGCTTCTGATATTTCAGAGCATGGTATGGTACTGACTGGCGGCGGCGCATTACTTCGAGATTTAGATCGTCTTCTTACTGAAGAAACGGGTATCCCTGTTGTCGTTGCAGAAGAGCCGTTAACCTGTGTTGCTCGTGGTGGTGGTAAAGCTCTTGAGATGATAGATATGCATGGTGGCGATCTCTTCAGTGAAGAGTAA